A single window of Nitrospirota bacterium DNA harbors:
- a CDS encoding methyltransferase has translation MTDPEFSKRPIIKLEEERIPDFSFLDKELVQPEKGYRFTADALLLADTIHPQPNENILEFGGGCGIISLILAKLNPEVKIISIEIQEELAQCARKNIELYQLQNQIEIVNEDAREGWQKFTNGSFQRVVTNPPYRESGKGKLNPLNDKAIARHEISLSLSSIIQWSSFLLQPGGKLNFIFPSSRYREATLLLEKNNFDLTDTEEVKRSRNSVRILEACYKP, from the coding sequence ATGACTGATCCGGAGTTTTCCAAAAGACCGATTATCAAACTCGAAGAAGAGAGAATTCCCGACTTCTCATTCCTGGATAAAGAACTCGTTCAGCCTGAAAAAGGTTATCGATTTACGGCAGATGCCCTTCTTTTGGCCGACACGATTCACCCCCAGCCCAACGAAAATATCCTGGAATTCGGCGGCGGATGCGGCATCATTTCTCTTATTCTGGCTAAATTGAATCCGGAAGTAAAAATCATCTCGATCGAAATTCAGGAAGAATTGGCCCAATGTGCTCGAAAGAATATTGAGCTCTATCAGCTTCAGAATCAAATTGAAATTGTCAATGAAGATGCTCGGGAAGGTTGGCAAAAATTTACGAACGGCTCGTTTCAAAGAGTCGTCACCAATCCTCCCTACAGGGAAAGCGGAAAAGGAAAACTGAATCCATTAAATGATAAGGCCATTGCCAGGCATGAAATCAGTTTAAGCCTCAGCAGTATTATTCAGTGGAGCTCCTTCCTTCTCCAACCGGGTGGAAAACTCAACTTTATTTTTCCCTCAAGCCGCTATCGGGAAGCAACGCTTCTTCTAGAAAAAAATAATTTTGATTTGACCGATACGGAAGAGGTCAAACGGTCAAGAAATTCGGTACGAATTCTGGAAGCCTGTTATAAACCGTAG